The Trichomycterus rosablanca isolate fTriRos1 chromosome 20, fTriRos1.hap1, whole genome shotgun sequence genomic interval tttcactgcaaaacaaaagcgcacaataaatcacggcacagcggccaaaatccaaaacacagccaaaaaaatcctaaccactgcttaccttagcttatcttcttccagatgctattaaattaataaccgtgtgtcccattaggaatataatccgttattttgtaaatgtgcttataattaaaaacctccaaacttttcccggttgtgaagtaaaacacgaactcgttagaaagccaatcaagcgtttcattaccacatcatctgtgtgacgtaaactgaataaatgcaaataacagcatttcttactaaaaatttaaatcagaaggtctgattggttcagaaagcggtctttcgaccattagcgccaattctgtaggagcgttttattcaccccagttgttcctgtgaagtgcactacgtagggtattccagctttttaagtgagattccaatccaaaggtaatgaaaatgttccaatgaagtgaacttcaaactgtgtagggagtagggagcgacgcttcatcactacgccggaagctggctggaacatttacccgtTGCGTGCGTTTCGGGTTAAGACGGacaaaacaggttaattgtcacacgtaactaatgttaacacatgctgacttttgttgtttacgagtcgagtttgagtcatttgaaacgagtccgagtcgagtctgaagtcgctgtgtgtgcgacttatgtGCGACTCTCTGGCATTAAGATAAAAACCTATTTAGACAAAGAAATCACTGAACCAGTGGTTGAAAACATCAGTGCTAGGTTGTGTCTGTAAATTACAAGAGTTTCTAAGTTCTGAAATATTTTTCAGGCCAGCATTTTGGTCACCACCAGACTATCCGCTGTGGACCGCCTCCCCAAGAAGTACGTGAACCGCTACGCCCAGATCTACGGCTTTAACGACCCCGATCGTCAGCGTTCCTACTTCACGAGCAGACTGTTGCTGCAGAGCGGAGAGAAACCAGCAAGAGACGCCGAATCTCTCGTCGAGACTCTGTACCTCAACCTGCAGCGCGAGAGCCAGTTAGCCGCCGCGTGCTTCCTCCCTTCCTACTGCTGGCTGACCTGCGCCACCGTTCACTTCCTGCACTTCACCGACGCCAAGACGCCCATCCGCACTCTCACCGGCATCTACACGAGCTTCCTGAGGCTGAACTTCGGAGGAGAGGTCCTGACCGTCGGGGAGGACGCGTCGTCCCAGGACGATTCGCTCATGCTATACGTGGTGCGCACCGTCGGGAAGCTGGCGTACGACGGGATCAAAAGCAAGCACACGTCTTTTTCCGAGAGCGACCTGGAACAGTGGGTGGGCGGAAAGACGAAGACCGACGAAGAGCTTCAGCAGCTGGCGGTGTTCCGTACGGACGTGCTGGACTTCTTCTTGGTGCCTTGCGTCGAACATAGAAGAAAGAGCAGCGAGTCGGACGAGAAGCGGTACGTCTTCGCGGTCCCCGAGATGCAGGAGTATCTGGCGGCCCTTTACGTCGTACTTGGCGAAAACAAAACCGTGCTGGAAAAAATGACAAAGGAGGTATCGTCCGCCCTCGGACAAGCCGGCGAGGACATTACCACCCTGATGACTATTCTGTCCAAATTCATTCCATTACGAATATTTGCCGTTTTCAACTTGCTAAAACTGTTTCCCAAGTTCTTCGACCGCTTCACCAACCTCAGCAGGGGTCGCATCGCGAACACCATGGCCGCCGAGATGTTTCGCTCTGAAGACAGCTTCAACGAAGACGTCCTAGATCAGGTGGAGCAAAGCCTGCTGGGCGTCCAAGGCCCTCAGCCCGAGCAGAAAGACGAAACCAGATCCTTCGAGCTCTACCCCATCTTCATGGGCGGACTCCTTCATTACGGGAATCGCAGGCTGCTGGTCCAGCTGGGCTGCGACATCAAGAGCACCACGGTGGCTCAGATCACCCGGACGCTGAAGAAGCAACTGATCAAGGAGAGTCGTAAACACCAGCCCCCCGAGGAGCTGATGGACCTGCTGGTCCTGCTGTACGAGTTCCAGAACCCGCGGCTCACGGCCGAGGTGCTGCAGTCCGTCAAGGTCATCGATTTGTCCAACGTACGCATGACCCCGCTCAAGTGCTTCGTGCTCAGCTCGGTGCTGGACTGCTTACCCTCGAGCTTCCTGCTGGACGAGCTCAACCTGTCGTCCTGCCACGTCACACCCGAACTGCTGGACATGCTCGGACCGGCCTTTCACAACACCCGAAGCATCAAGTGAGACGTTTTCTGTTTAATAAGCATCTAGGCGGGTCACCAATTCACTGCAGGGCTTCGGTCCTCTTTAACTCCCCCactttagacatagccaatcatgtctgggtAGACACCCGGCTGGTTGATAGTACCAGTGGATTCAAACCTAAATCTCAGAGGTGGTGGACTAGTGTagcagaccactgtgccacctgagcaccctagGATTGGAAGATGATTTTGGATTTTAActttaaattacaataaaagtaGGGTAGGCCACAATCACTGGGATTGAATCCCCAGGGTTACAATCTTCAGCATTGCTATCGgccagttgggcatctacatacagacaggattggctatgtctaagtggACGATGGACGAGGCTCTGTGATGGATTCTAGTCTTGCCTTGGAAAAACCCTAGACTGGGTcggcaatccattgcagggcttcgatCATACTCAACTCCCCCactttagacatagccaattatctTTTGGTAGATGCCCAACTGGCCGATAGTACCagtgggattcaaacctggatctcagaggtggtggactagtgtaatagaccacgGCAGTAAAACTACGGTAGCCCACACCATAACCGCTGGGATTGAATCTCCAGGGTTAGTcagttgggcgtctacatacggACAtatggctatgtctaaggggaaGATGGACGAAGCTCTGTAATAGACTTGAGTCTTGTCTTAAAAAAACGGCCAATGAATCGCAGGGCTTCGATCATCCCCAATTCCCCCactttagacatagccaatcatatctgggTAGACACCAGGCTGGCCGATAGTTccagtgggattcaaacccggatctcgGAGGTGGTGGGCCACcggaaaaccagacccaccaccctgaccaggttaaaatGGAGGTTAGacatataaataatatgaaCAGCCTGAATCTTTGGGTGTGCATTGGTTTAAGTGTGTTCAGTGTGGGACTAATAACCTTATAACCTCATGGCATGTGTTGGCACAAGGATTATGCTATTAACATACAacgataagccaaaacattacgaccactcacctaatatgctgtcaaaacagctctaacatgagacatggactccacaagacatcttaAGGCACCATGTGATATCTGGAACCAAGACAATATTAGCAGGTACTTCAAGTTCTGTATGTTGCAAGGTGGGTTGTCCTACAGGGCATCCGGGTGCCATTTTTTCATTGGTAAACAAGAGTTCaacttcctctttactgatgttgatctccaccctgattgaggagagccatgactaacacacgccccctccgacacgtgtgcagtagccgactgcatctttttacctgcgcgaggcgagttcatatatggatcagctttgtgtacggagatacacaccctgatccacattatcccttgactctgtgcaggcgccatcaatcagccagcagaggtcgtaattacatcagTCATGAGGTCTCCGCCGGCAGCctgcccttgaacaacagccaatcgttgttcatgtagagaAAACAGTATTTTATCTGACCAATCAacattcttccattgctccaatcCAGTTTCGATGCCAGCGTGCACTCTGGAGGTGCTCTCGATGGTTGACCTCTGATATCATGGGCAGTTTGACTAGCTTGCGACTGTGCAGTCTCATACccagggtttgatgcactgtgttgtgGCACATTCACCCCATCACCAGGATTATACTCTGGAATTTAAGCCACAGTATCCCCCTCGGTAGCCCTGTACCATACAGTATTGCCTTCacgtcctctggcatcaatgagtctggCAACAGGTCGTCAcaatctactttttaaggttggcattcagcattacagggcaagcgactgaaaaatcacactgacCTCATTTCTtcacgtattgggcacccctggtctTGACGATCAACAACCTGATGGTGGTTCGTGGTTCGTCCCATatctgctatcggccagccaggtgcctacacagacatgattggcaaatTAATGTCACTAAGTAACGAGCCTGATTTTGGCCTGATTTACTATCACCTGGACCTTGTAAGACCTTCTGCTATGAGAATGTTGCTACTAAAGCTTACTAACCACATTGGTTTTCAATTTTCTCAGCGAGAAACCAATGGCACGTGTGTGGATTTttatacttgtgtgtgtgtgtgtgttttccttaTCATCCCCAGTTTGCAGTTTAACAGTTTGGATCCTGACTCGTGCATTTTGCTCCGAGATCTGCTACTCGAACCCGACTGTACAattaaatatttacagtaaGAGTGATTTTATTTGCACTTTGGTTTGATTCAGGTAGGTAACTAACAGTggaatatttatttagtatttaaatgAATGCTACTAATTATACTACTAATATTTTGGGCTTTCTTTTATACATAAACCTTAACCCGATTGCTCTGGCTGCAGGTTGTGTAATAACACCTTGTCGGACAGAGGAGCTAGCCATCTACTGGACGCGCTGGCTGGTAACACGTCTTTACGGAAGCTGTCTCTGATGCATACTGGGATTGGGGATGCCGGTGCCAGTGAGTTAGCCACGAGGCTGGTCCAGCATACTGCTTTACAAGAGTTGAATGTGGCCTTCAACAATATTGGAGATGCTGCAGCACTTAAACTGACTGACGCCTGCAGAGAGCACCCGACTATTCACACAGTACAGTGAGTATTACTAGAACACCCCACTATTTACACAGTATTTATGGTCATATACCCTTCCTGTGACACGATTCCCTCTTTGCCGTGTCCCCAGCTTGTACCTGAACCAGCTGACCGACGCGGGAAAGCAGTCGCTGCATGTCCGAGGCGTCCCTCGAGAGAAGGGTGGAAGACGGGTGAAGGTGTTGGCCTCCGTGACCGAAGGCTCGGACATCTCGGAGGACTGGCACCCGATCCTGAGCATCATAGGAAAGAACTCGGTATCCTGGGAGAGGGATCGGGTCAGGGAACAGCTGCTGGTCTTTCTGAAGGACCTGGAGTGGGGTCGCAAACAGCACGGGAACTTCTGGAAGAAGCTGCACTTCCGCAGAGTGGAGAGGGTGGTCAGGCAGACCCTGAGCATGCTGGAACAAGGAAGCAGTGCTAAGTGATGAGTGACCGCTTCGTTCTGCATGGTTCAGGTGCCAagtagtatacactgatcagccataacattaaaatcatctcctggtttttacacacactgttcattttatcagctccacttaccatataggaacactttgtagttctacaattactgactgtagtccatatatttctctacatactttttttgcctgctttcaccctgttcttcaatggtcaggacccccacaggaccagcacagagcaggtgttatttaggtggtggatcattctcagcattgcaggttgtggtgtgttagtgtgtgttgtgctggtatgagtggatcagacacggcagcactgtccactctattagacactcctacctagttggtccaccttgtagatgtgaagtcagagacgatcgctcatctattgatgctgtttgagttggtcatcttctagtccttcatcagtggtcacagggcgctgcccacggggcgctgttggctggatatttttggttggtggactattctcagtccagcagtgacagtgagtggacacggtatttaaaaactccagcagcactgctgtgtcttatccactcatactagcacaacacacactaacacaccaccatgtcagtgtcactgcagtgctgagaatgatccgccacccaaataatacctactctgtagtggtcctgtgggggtcctgaccattgaagaacagggtgaaagcaggctaaaaaagtacgtagagaaacagatggactacagtcagtaattgtagaacaacaaagtgcttctatgtggtaagtggagctgataaaataaacagtgagtgtagaaacaaggaggtggtcataatgttatggctgatcggtgtatacttatGTAGATAGGTGACAAATTAAAGGGGCAACCACCAGAATAGAGTCTATATAAGCTATATAATatgatttatgtttttttcccctATAATTTAGTGAGGTgcttgggtttgaatccccatagGTGTTTTTGGCCAGTCTGGtgtctacacatattcacattctcagcatttagcagacgccttttatccagagcgacttacagtactgtgacagtatattttctaagcaatcgagggttaaggaccttccttaagggcccaacagtggcaacctggcagtgattgggcttgaaccaacaaccttttgattactagtccagcagtctatatatgtatatatgacaataaaaacattgttttccttttttgcaTGAGGTCATGGAGGAGACCCAATAGGCTAGAAATGTTACACAACATCAGAGCCCCTGGACCTCTCGATGTAGGGGTGTAGCATTCAGGCCTGTACCGTTCTCTTGGTGTGTGCCACATATGTATCTGCCCATATGCCGAGATTAGATCTTTAGATCTTTTTCTGTTATACTCTTATCTAAAAACCAGGTCAATTGAGACCCTGCTTGGCATGTTTATGCAAGCCATAGAACATTATGGGATGTCCACTGCCCAACTCtttaataccacttttttatggaagcatatacttttatattttgtcacccattcattcagggttttcatttaatttgtcaccTATCTTTATATACtcgtactgcttacaaatctgGTCTTCCTTGCATTAATAGTTTGCATTAATAGTTTTTTGTTTATGGACATGGGTAAACACATGCATTAACTCAGTAAGCGCGTCTACATACACATCCTATCAATTTGCAAGCCATATGTACAATAAAATGGATTTATATTTCAATTTCTGAACAGGATTAGTATTTGGATGCTGCTAAATATGTTGGTACATCTTTATACCCATTTCTGTGTTAGGTTGGGGGGTTTAGTCACTTTCATTTTTCCCTATTTGATGCACTTAGGTGGTGCAGTAGTCCATTACTAATACACTCGTCCATTATCACAGAGATCGGAGTCTCAAGACGTGGATTTGTGTCCCAGGGTCCATTAGTCTGGCCGGGCGCTCAACAGACACATTTAGCTGGGTTTCTGCAGAATCTGGGGAATTTGTCTGTTTCTTTGTCCTGTTCAGTGTTGttgtgggtacaattcaccgggcgaatggttgccagttcatcacagggcagacacacacatttacaccaaagggcaattttagtagctccaattaacctgaccgcatgtcTTTTGGACTGGAGGAGGAAACTAGAGCTCCTTGAAGGAAAGGACCAGGATCGTTCCATTTGGGAATcgaacagtgctactcaccaagccaccatgctgccccgcGAGAGTAGCATGTGCAGAGGCTGTCTATAGGAATCCCTGACTGGTCAGTGTAACGATGTGGCTGGGGGGCTTTACCAGAAGAGATGTGTGCCAACCCTGGTCAGCCAGTGAGGTCACCAACAGTAAGTCCTAGTACCAGCTAAAGAAAAACATccacaaagcatgatgctgccaccaccatgcttcaccaTGGTTATGATGTTTGAAATTTGAGCCAAAAAGTTCAACCTTTATCTGGAACAATTGCAGATAAGCTTATATAACATGTAATATCCCtaagcactttttttttaaagaatactTATCAGGAAGATGTTGTTATTAAATGTTACGGTAGTAATTTAGCTTATTTATTGAGTCCAGAGTGCATTTAAGGAACCTGACTACCAAGCTGGAAGAACACGGCTCGATAAACAAATGGGTTTTGAACTTATCAGCCTTAAATTCGTGCCTTTAAttctaatttaatttttaatatgcattttgtaaacaACAAACCCAcatggaaaataaatgaatacatttaataaataaaattcccctgggtttttttttttgtttgtttgaaaatgtaaatcgtgtgttgtgtgttttaaaaTTGCAACATTATGGCTCTTTATTTGTCACCCTCAATTAGATAACATTATGTAATAAAACACTATGGTCTGTTGCCCGGGATACCATCTCATAAAGTCTagcttaaatattaaacatcAGTAAGTTATTATGGAGCGGAAAGGAGGAATCCAGTCTACAGAGCAGCCTTCAAGCTTCAGGTGTGCACCTTGAACCCTCGTATAGCCTGCGGTTCACACGTCCAGCCAGGACTCCTTCGAGCAGCACCATGAGATTCAACACAGGTAATAAAGTGTTGTTtagaatgtttttttgttttgtttttttttccatttcaatAGGTGTTTAATGTTTAGAACAAGCTAACCTGATATATCATTTCatatatcattatcattattattattatgcagtaAACTAACATTGTAATATACATTAAGAGTTACAATTATTAAATTACTGAACCAGCTTAAATCTGTTTATGTCAAAACGACATTAAAGGTCGATATTTGATTTGTTAGTGCTGTTAGGCTATATGTAAACAATGGATCTTCCAAAGACGGCCTGTGATTATAATTATAGACGTCAATTTGTGGGTTATACTCTACAAAAGAAGCAAAAGAACCAATTTCAGGGGTTATACCATGTCAAACATTAGATCtttgttattactgtttatatacaccgaccaggcataacattatgaccactgacgggtgaagtgaataacactgattatctctttatcacggcacctgttagtggaagGGATAttttaagcagcaagtgaacattttatcctcaaatttgttgtgttagaagcaggaaaaaatggTGATTTtgttggctagacgactgggtcagagcatctccaaaactgcagctcttgtggggtggtcagtatctaagatgtaaaaatgtaaaaaaaactatcaaaatgtaaaatgttgccatggtgatggtggacgctggcgcatttggctgccgctaccgttaccgtattttaccgtattttattgtatttttatcgtttttcgtttttatctttttacacaccttgtggatctatttcttttatgttacttttgatacttttatttgtgcttttgatactttttgttctttctactgtacatcgcgtctgcggccggtggtgaacggtgggtgagttttcctgggatcggcacgatgttgatctattccgttgaccagctgaggaagttcaacaattgcactaccccatcgtgtatttcagtcatcaaacagcttggactccttcgccggcctcgttatattcacaggggctcccggagaaagcttgtttattttcgaaacggtgacgctattccatccttctggtcagccgtgcgcactgtcgctccgcaaacacgtcatcagagcgctgctgccttgcacaccagtagcggtgtagtctccatgacaacgctgtccacggagtgggataggaaacgcggagtggactttgcaaatctccgttctcttcctcgttcctcacagccaactacacaacaataccacttgaaaatggcattgcttaatgttcgttcactcaacacaaaaagtactgtacttagtgaatttatatctgacagtgaactagactttttctgtctcactgaaacttggcataaacccttggattattttacgttaaatcagaccacgccaatgggatactcgtatattgatgaacctcgtatggaagggcgaggtggtggtgttgctgcagtctatagggatgatattaaaataaccactttgtcttttcctgctgctctttcttttgaacacctggctttcaagttgtcagggcctactcctctggtcactgctgtagtttatcgtccgccaaagccaaacgcttcctttctctctgatttttcagattttttaacccagcttagtgccctctcatcctctgtactgcttatgggtgattttaacatccatattgatgacaacaactgtaaatttgccagggaatttttggaattgttacagtgttttaatttcacacaacatataaattttccaactcataaaaaaggtcatactcttgaccttgtctgctctactggtgtcctagttcatcagccgtccagccatgaccttactgtctctgatcatttgacaatcatcatggacattgaggtcactaggcccatcactagagctaaacgtaaaatatccttcaggaatcttcaatatatctctccctctgctctctcagattctcttgttaaaaagatgtctgtctgtcctgtactgtctagtaattcatctgaccttgtcgattactataatgacatactcgcctcatgtcttgatgagctggctcctttgagaaccaaatttgtttcatttagtcattccg includes:
- the nlrx1 gene encoding NLR family member X1, with translation MWRFRRAAGKGVVSWRSCVVQKDVAYKPNPSVTYNIATFSEACGVRKAVPSLHASRCLSPCGVRWSGQVKLTPSLSTGFNQRLFCSAITSTDPIEIHKHRLLLWFSHLPQEEKQFGGYFSPETMHVEPLILEKKPEEGKGLSINPFVNKALMSQSFTMEQLFNTGTVDGRGPNILLYGAVGTGKSTVVRKLVLDWCAGSALSQFKLVIPFSCEDLSSLSKSTSLRDLVSRKYMHLRRTPFLSGESNQAREVLFIFNGMEKMKLDFRIGSTELCSDPNEALPSGAVVVNLLRKYLLPEASILVTTRLSAVDRLPKKYVNRYAQIYGFNDPDRQRSYFTSRLLLQSGEKPARDAESLVETLYLNLQRESQLAAACFLPSYCWLTCATVHFLHFTDAKTPIRTLTGIYTSFLRLNFGGEVLTVGEDASSQDDSLMLYVVRTVGKLAYDGIKSKHTSFSESDLEQWVGGKTKTDEELQQLAVFRTDVLDFFLVPCVEHRRKSSESDEKRYVFAVPEMQEYLAALYVVLGENKTVLEKMTKEVSSALGQAGEDITTLMTILSKFIPLRIFAVFNLLKLFPKFFDRFTNLSRGRIANTMAAEMFRSEDSFNEDVLDQVEQSLLGVQGPQPEQKDETRSFELYPIFMGGLLHYGNRRLLVQLGCDIKSTTVAQITRTLKKQLIKESRKHQPPEELMDLLVLLYEFQNPRLTAEVLQSVKVIDLSNVRMTPLKCFVLSSVLDCLPSSFLLDELNLSSCHVTPELLDMLGPAFHNTRSINLQFNSLDPDSCILLRDLLLEPDCTIKYLQLCNNTLSDRGASHLLDALAGNTSLRKLSLMHTGIGDAGASELATRLVQHTALQELNVAFNNIGDAAALKLTDACREHPTIHTVHLYLNQLTDAGKQSLHVRGVPREKGGRRVKVLASVTEGSDISEDWHPILSIIGKNSVSWERDRVREQLLVFLKDLEWGRKQHGNFWKKLHFRRVERVVRQTLSMLEQGSSAK